Proteins from one Lacrimispora sphenoides genomic window:
- a CDS encoding response regulator transcription factor codes for MKLIIVDDEPKIRKGLFKLLDAQEGFQVTGVFEDVHSALKALYELEADVIITDIKMPEVSGLELIRQIRERNLNIRIIILSGYSNFSYAQKAIELGVTRYLLKPTDPRELLSVLRELEQELFPATHEKEERQDRPAEGENEVGNLLVLKAIQYIAVHYGGRITLTDMAGELHLSPNYLCELFKRHTGKNLMEYVTEYRMQKAKSYLNHVEYKVADVAEMVGYKEAKYFSSAFKKAYGITPLEYRNRRQSHLI; via the coding sequence ATGAAGCTGATCATCGTGGATGACGAACCGAAAATCAGAAAAGGGCTTTTTAAGCTGTTGGATGCCCAGGAAGGATTTCAGGTTACAGGGGTGTTTGAAGACGTCCATTCGGCTCTCAAGGCTCTGTATGAATTGGAAGCTGACGTAATCATTACAGATATCAAGATGCCGGAAGTATCCGGCCTTGAGCTGATCCGCCAGATCCGGGAAAGAAACTTAAATATCCGCATTATTATTTTAAGCGGGTACAGCAATTTTTCCTATGCCCAGAAGGCCATTGAGCTGGGAGTGACCAGATATTTGTTAAAACCCACGGATCCGAGAGAGCTGCTATCCGTATTAAGAGAATTGGAACAGGAGCTTTTTCCGGCAACCCATGAAAAAGAAGAAAGGCAGGACCGGCCTGCAGAAGGAGAAAATGAGGTTGGCAATTTATTGGTTTTAAAAGCTATTCAATATATTGCAGTTCACTATGGTGGCAGGATTACGTTAACAGATATGGCCGGGGAGCTTCATCTCTCCCCCAATTACCTTTGTGAACTTTTTAAACGTCATACAGGAAAAAATCTCATGGAATACGTTACGGAATACCGGATGCAAAAGGCGAAGTCATACCTAAACCATGTGGAATATAAGGTGGCAGATGTGGCGGAGATGGTAGGTTACAAAGAGGCGAAATATTTCAGCAGCGCTTTTAAGAAAGCATATGGGATCACACCTCTGGAGTATCGGAACAGGCGTCAGAGCCATTTGATTTAG
- the ychF gene encoding redox-regulated ATPase YchF: MKLGIVGLPNVGKSTLFNSLTKAGAESANYPFCTIDPNVGVVPVPDVRLGQLSALYDSAKITPAVIEFVDIAGLVKGASKGEGLGNQFLSNIREVDAIVHVVRCFEDTNVIHVDGSVDPLRDIETIDLELIFSDLEILDRRISKSTKGAMNDKSLAKELGILKRIKAHLEDGNLARSLEIEDEDEREFISTLNLLTFKPVIFAANVCEDDLADDGASNDYVGKVRKFAEENNSEVFVICAQIEQEIAELEEDEKKMFLEDLGLTESGLEKLIAASYHLLGLISYLTAGPTETRAWTIKEGTKAPQAAGKIHSDFERGFIRAEVVNYQDLLDCKSYSAAKEKGLVRLEGKEYVVKDGDVVLFRFNV, from the coding sequence ATGAAATTAGGTATTGTCGGATTGCCAAACGTAGGTAAAAGCACCTTGTTCAATTCTCTTACAAAGGCCGGTGCGGAATCTGCGAACTATCCATTTTGTACCATTGATCCCAATGTAGGAGTAGTTCCTGTTCCGGATGTGCGCTTAGGTCAGCTGTCCGCCCTTTATGATTCCGCAAAAATCACCCCTGCTGTTATCGAATTTGTCGATATTGCAGGACTTGTAAAAGGAGCTTCCAAAGGAGAGGGTCTGGGCAATCAGTTTCTTTCCAATATCCGTGAAGTAGATGCCATCGTCCACGTGGTACGCTGCTTTGAGGATACCAATGTAATCCATGTGGATGGAAGTGTCGATCCTCTGCGTGATATTGAAACCATAGATTTGGAACTGATCTTTTCCGATTTGGAAATTTTAGACCGCCGCATCTCCAAGTCCACCAAAGGCGCTATGAACGATAAGTCTCTTGCAAAGGAACTGGGAATTTTAAAGAGGATCAAAGCCCATTTAGAGGATGGAAATCTGGCACGAAGCTTAGAAATTGAGGATGAGGATGAAAGAGAATTTATTTCCACCCTTAATCTTCTCACCTTTAAACCTGTGATCTTCGCTGCTAATGTCTGCGAGGACGACTTAGCTGATGACGGAGCTTCCAATGATTACGTGGGAAAGGTCCGCAAGTTTGCAGAAGAAAACAACAGTGAAGTTTTCGTTATCTGCGCGCAGATCGAACAGGAAATCGCTGAATTAGAAGAAGACGAGAAAAAGATGTTCTTGGAAGATCTGGGACTTACAGAATCCGGCCTGGAAAAACTGATCGCAGCCAGTTATCATTTACTGGGGCTCATCAGCTACTTAACTGCCGGTCCTACTGAAACAAGAGCATGGACCATCAAAGAAGGAACCAAAGCTCCCCAGGCTGCCGGTAAGATCCACTCTGACTTTGAGCGGGGCTTTATCCGCGCAGAGGTTGTAAATTACCAGGACCTTCTGGATTGCAAAAGCTACAGCGCAGCGAAAGAAAAAGGTCTGGTTCGTCTGGAAGGCAAGGAATATGTGGTTAAGGATGGCGATGTTGTCCTGTTCCGCTTTAATGTATAA
- a CDS encoding BMP family protein, with product MKKRFGALLMAAITVAALVLSGCSTGGKTEGAAETKAQAGGKSAADYKIVLILPGPINDQSWNATNYAGLTACNEKLGTKMEYVENVQASDYESTFREYAERGYDLIMAAGSQFDEAVAAVAPNYKDTTFCAVNGSKCDGDNVAPIFPKEYEASYIASILAGNITENGNFATIGGFPNEPMEHLMDVYEKNSVKIAESRGISGAKATRAYANSWNDVALGKQMAEQMIDNGADTMFVYANEVGLGSIEAAKAKGAKFIGFSSDQTTIDPNTVVASVNFDFKNFYIWALGQYMDGKLSGNMVHEAGINEDIFVPVYTDNISQEVKDAVDQGIKDFKDGKVDLQAFFEK from the coding sequence ATGAAGAAAAGATTTGGCGCATTACTCATGGCAGCTATAACAGTAGCAGCACTCGTACTCAGTGGCTGCAGTACTGGCGGTAAGACAGAGGGTGCAGCTGAAACTAAGGCTCAGGCAGGAGGGAAAAGCGCGGCGGATTATAAAATTGTCCTCATTCTTCCCGGGCCCATCAATGACCAGAGCTGGAACGCAACAAACTATGCGGGTCTTACAGCCTGCAACGAAAAACTGGGCACCAAAATGGAATACGTAGAGAACGTGCAGGCATCTGACTATGAGTCAACCTTCCGTGAATATGCGGAACGAGGCTATGACCTCATTATGGCAGCCGGTTCCCAGTTTGACGAGGCGGTAGCAGCAGTAGCGCCCAATTATAAGGACACAACTTTTTGTGCGGTAAACGGCTCCAAATGTGACGGAGACAATGTGGCTCCCATTTTCCCAAAAGAATATGAAGCCAGCTATATTGCTTCCATTCTTGCAGGAAATATAACAGAGAACGGAAACTTCGCAACCATCGGAGGCTTCCCCAATGAACCAATGGAGCATTTGATGGATGTATATGAGAAAAATTCTGTTAAGATCGCAGAAAGCCGTGGCATATCCGGTGCAAAGGCTACAAGAGCTTATGCCAACAGCTGGAACGACGTAGCCCTTGGCAAACAGATGGCAGAGCAGATGATCGACAACGGTGCAGACACCATGTTTGTATACGCCAACGAAGTAGGTCTTGGCAGCATTGAGGCAGCTAAGGCAAAAGGCGCTAAATTCATAGGTTTTTCCAGTGACCAGACAACCATTGATCCGAATACCGTTGTAGCTTCTGTAAATTTTGATTTCAAGAATTTCTATATTTGGGCTCTGGGCCAATATATGGATGGCAAGCTTTCCGGAAATATGGTGCATGAAGCCGGTATTAATGAAGATATCTTTGTACCGGTATATACCGATAATATTTCCCAGGAAGTAAAGGATGCGGTAGACCAGGGAATCAAGGATTTTAAGGACGGCAAGGTAGATTTACAGGCGTTTTTTGAGAAGTAA
- the lgt gene encoding prolipoprotein diacylglyceryl transferase: MANTADISFVHLGITIDHLQNSISIFGFRIAFYGIIIGFGILAGLWVATRDAKRRGQDPDIYLDFVLYAIIISIMGARIYYVMFDWDNYKDDLLQILNLRAGGLAIYGGVIGAVITLIVYARVKKLSFFSLADTGCLGLITGQIIGRWGNFFNCEAFGGYTDSLFAMRIRRALVNENMISKELLNHLIVRDGVEYIQVHPTFFYESIWNLCVLVFMLWYRKRKRFDGEMLFIYLLGYGLGRVWIEGLRTDQLIFFSTGIPVSQALSLFLVVISTLVLFCKHRQIRKKSKGEVMI, from the coding sequence ATGGCAAATACGGCAGATATTAGTTTTGTTCATTTGGGGATTACAATCGACCATTTGCAAAATAGTATCTCAATATTTGGATTCCGCATTGCATTTTACGGGATTATCATTGGGTTTGGAATATTAGCAGGTCTCTGGGTTGCGACAAGGGATGCAAAACGCAGGGGGCAGGACCCGGATATTTATCTGGATTTTGTTCTGTATGCAATCATAATTTCTATCATGGGAGCCCGAATCTATTATGTTATGTTTGATTGGGACAATTATAAAGATGATCTGCTTCAAATTTTAAATCTCAGGGCAGGAGGATTGGCCATCTATGGAGGTGTCATAGGGGCCGTTATAACTCTGATTGTTTATGCTAGGGTAAAGAAATTATCATTTTTTTCCTTGGCTGACACTGGATGCCTAGGATTGATAACCGGCCAGATTATAGGAAGATGGGGAAACTTCTTTAATTGCGAGGCGTTTGGCGGATATACCGACAGCCTGTTTGCTATGAGAATCAGAAGAGCGCTGGTTAATGAGAATATGATATCGAAAGAGCTTTTGAACCATTTGATCGTAAGGGACGGTGTAGAATATATACAAGTGCATCCTACCTTCTTTTATGAATCAATCTGGAATCTCTGTGTACTTGTATTTATGCTTTGGTACAGGAAACGTAAGAGATTTGATGGAGAGATGCTTTTTATATACCTGCTTGGCTATGGTTTGGGACGAGTGTGGATAGAGGGACTCCGCACGGACCAGCTAATATTCTTTAGTACTGGCATTCCGGTGTCTCAGGCACTGTCATTATTTCTGGTAGTGATATCTACTCTTGTGCTCTTCTGCAAACACAGACAGATACGAAAAAAGAGCAAAGGAGAAGTAATGATATGA
- a CDS encoding ABC transporter permease, translated as MIISLLKRALMMSTPLLFGSIAEVIAERSGMMVTAIEGIFLMGAWGGFVGTYLTGSAFIGILAAIFSGLVAAAVYGVVCIYLKQHQVVTGTAINVLAAGICTYLQRVLFGVPTAPLKISPLPEIAIPVLSKIPVMGPVFFQQNILTYVVYLLIPASYFLLFKTSLGLTIRSTGENPEAVDVAGINVNAVRFFTVLLAGVMGGIAGAFYSVGYLGMFTTNIIGGRGWIAFAICFLGNWNPKGAVLGTVVFGLTEAIAIYMQSVGGGSYFPNELFIALPYLLTIILTVSRRNFNVPAKLGVAYSKEN; from the coding sequence ATGATCATAAGCTTATTAAAACGTGCACTGATGATGAGTACGCCCCTGCTGTTTGGCTCCATTGCAGAAGTCATAGCGGAGCGTTCGGGCATGATGGTTACCGCAATCGAAGGGATCTTCCTTATGGGAGCCTGGGGTGGATTCGTGGGAACCTATTTAACCGGCAGTGCGTTCATCGGAATTCTTGCCGCCATCTTTTCAGGACTTGTTGCGGCAGCCGTGTATGGCGTGGTATGTATTTATTTAAAACAGCACCAGGTTGTAACAGGAACGGCCATTAATGTGCTGGCAGCCGGAATCTGCACTTACCTTCAGCGGGTATTGTTCGGCGTTCCCACCGCGCCCCTTAAAATTAGCCCTCTGCCTGAGATCGCTATTCCCGTTCTCAGTAAGATTCCTGTTATGGGTCCGGTGTTTTTCCAGCAGAATATATTGACCTATGTGGTTTATTTACTCATTCCTGCGTCCTATTTTCTCTTATTCAAGACATCCTTAGGACTGACAATCCGTTCAACGGGGGAAAATCCGGAGGCAGTGGATGTAGCCGGTATCAATGTAAATGCAGTCCGGTTCTTTACGGTCCTTTTGGCCGGAGTGATGGGAGGTATTGCAGGCGCATTTTACTCCGTGGGATATTTGGGAATGTTTACCACAAATATCATCGGCGGACGCGGCTGGATCGCATTTGCCATATGCTTTTTGGGCAACTGGAATCCCAAAGGAGCTGTTTTGGGAACCGTGGTATTCGGGCTTACGGAAGCCATTGCCATTTATATGCAGTCAGTGGGAGGAGGAAGCTACTTCCCCAATGAATTATTCATTGCCCTGCCTTATCTGCTGACCATTATATTGACCGTATCCAGAAGAAATTTCAATGTACCCGCTAAGCTGGGAGTCGCATACAGCAAAGAAAATTAA
- a CDS encoding cache domain-containing sensor histidine kinase, with protein sequence MKHLSFRMKLTLVFIITAMIEGAIIGSLSFSHSKAIVVKNKKQEMSDTINRIDININVKVRYIMEILDNAVTSQLVRDACTPGWDDGDKGVSRTYLDDYCRSLIKSVGEQMEISIINASQVMYTTVDTDGAAPKDISVKTFKSYDDAVGGRINKTVWLGIMPKLFSDPMEDHQAVTVVRAIQDRNEEKSLGIMVIELDPDMFSNLLLGNQGLFQYQYLFILDQKGQVICSNPKINNGWQEEINDRFERGIRRFELIWNDKRYYVCGQYNGITGWRSYSAIPFEGLFPQAGDLKKAIWLVAVVSTLGIAGVIALLVYAMARPIKRLSKAMGQVQKGDFAVRVPNKRKDEIGELTESFNYMLEEINTLIRQVYQEKIAQKNAEVQALQAQINPHFLYNTLDSVNWMLIDRGDYDISDIILSLAGLMRYSIEDENAFVPLEKEIGYVLCYLKIQKNRLEERLEYSVESEESLAAERVPKLILQPIVENAITHGIEPRKRKGTIRIVLKDLGDEMLISVEDNGIGMTPEQLNHLREEVPDVEKEGHTGIGVRNVDRRIRLHYGEAYGISIESIYGEGTIVNLRIPKDHEIVTEGGGRKGESERHEADHRG encoded by the coding sequence ATGAAGCATTTGTCGTTCCGAATGAAATTGACTCTGGTGTTTATTATAACAGCCATGATCGAAGGGGCTATTATAGGGAGTCTCTCCTTTTCCCATAGCAAAGCTATTGTTGTAAAGAATAAAAAACAGGAGATGTCGGATACCATAAACCGCATTGATATCAATATCAATGTCAAGGTCCGCTATATCATGGAAATCCTTGACAATGCGGTGACCAGCCAGCTTGTGCGTGATGCATGTACCCCTGGATGGGACGATGGGGATAAGGGAGTCAGCCGTACCTACCTTGATGATTACTGCAGAAGTCTCATTAAATCTGTAGGGGAACAGATGGAAATCTCCATCATCAATGCCTCTCAGGTAATGTATACTACAGTTGATACCGATGGGGCAGCCCCCAAAGATATTTCGGTAAAAACATTTAAAAGTTATGATGATGCCGTAGGTGGCAGAATCAATAAGACTGTCTGGCTGGGTATTATGCCAAAGCTTTTTTCAGATCCAATGGAAGATCATCAGGCAGTTACCGTGGTCAGGGCCATACAGGACAGGAATGAAGAGAAGAGTCTGGGAATCATGGTCATTGAGCTGGATCCTGACATGTTCAGCAATCTGCTTTTAGGGAATCAGGGACTGTTTCAGTATCAGTACTTGTTTATTTTAGACCAGAAGGGACAGGTGATCTGCAGCAATCCTAAGATAAACAATGGGTGGCAGGAAGAGATTAATGACCGGTTCGAGCGGGGTATTCGGCGTTTTGAGCTGATATGGAACGATAAGAGGTATTATGTCTGCGGACAATATAACGGCATCACTGGCTGGAGATCTTATTCGGCGATACCTTTTGAAGGGCTGTTTCCCCAGGCGGGAGATTTGAAAAAAGCAATTTGGCTGGTAGCAGTAGTGAGTACCTTGGGCATTGCCGGAGTCATTGCTCTTCTGGTTTATGCCATGGCGAGACCCATCAAGCGTCTTTCAAAGGCTATGGGACAGGTTCAGAAGGGAGATTTTGCCGTTCGGGTTCCCAATAAGAGAAAGGATGAAATCGGCGAACTGACAGAATCATTCAATTACATGCTGGAAGAGATCAATACCCTGATCAGGCAGGTCTATCAGGAAAAGATCGCTCAGAAAAATGCGGAGGTACAGGCGCTTCAGGCACAGATCAATCCTCATTTTCTCTATAACACCCTGGATTCTGTCAACTGGATGCTGATTGACCGGGGAGATTATGATATCAGCGACATCATCCTTTCACTGGCAGGCCTTATGCGATACAGCATCGAAGATGAAAATGCCTTTGTACCTCTTGAAAAGGAAATCGGATATGTGCTGTGTTATCTGAAAATACAAAAGAACCGCCTGGAAGAACGGCTGGAATATTCTGTGGAGTCAGAGGAATCCCTGGCAGCTGAGCGGGTTCCAAAGCTTATCCTGCAGCCCATTGTGGAAAATGCCATCACTCATGGAATTGAGCCGAGAAAGAGGAAGGGAACCATCCGCATCGTCTTAAAAGATCTTGGAGATGAAATGCTTATTTCGGTTGAAGACAATGGAATCGGCATGACTCCGGAACAGCTTAACCACTTAAGGGAAGAAGTGCCTGATGTAGAGAAGGAAGGGCATACAGGAATCGGAGTAAGGAATGTGGATCGGCGGATCCGGCTTCATTATGGAGAAGCCTATGGAATTTCTATAGAAAGCATATATGGAGAAGGAACGATTGTAAACCTGCGCATACCCAAAGATCATGAAATTGTGACAGAGGGCGGAGGAAGGAAAGGAGAGAGCGAAAGACATGAAGCTGATCATCGTGGATGA
- the mraZ gene encoding division/cell wall cluster transcriptional repressor MraZ, whose protein sequence is MFMGEYNHTVDAKGRLIVPSKFREQLGEEFVVTKGLDGCLFVYDNDEWTALENKLKSLPLTNTNARKFSRFFLAGASACEVDKQGRILLPAVLREHAGIEKDAVLVGVGSRIEIWNKDAWIAANTYEDMEEIAEAMEGLGI, encoded by the coding sequence ATGTTCATGGGTGAATACAATCATACAGTCGATGCAAAGGGGCGTCTCATAGTCCCATCGAAGTTCAGAGAGCAGCTGGGAGAAGAATTCGTCGTTACGAAGGGTTTGGATGGCTGTTTATTTGTGTATGATAATGATGAGTGGACTGCCCTGGAAAATAAATTAAAAAGCCTGCCGCTGACCAACACCAATGCCAGAAAGTTTTCCAGATTCTTTCTGGCCGGAGCAAGTGCCTGTGAAGTGGACAAGCAGGGAAGAATTCTGCTTCCAGCAGTTTTAAGAGAACATGCGGGAATCGAAAAAGACGCAGTTCTTGTAGGAGTGGGAAGCCGTATCGAAATCTGGAACAAGGATGCATGGATCGCAGCCAATACCTATGAAGATATGGAAGAAATCGCGGAAGCTATGGAAGGACTTGGTATATGA
- the rsmH gene encoding 16S rRNA (cytosine(1402)-N(4))-methyltransferase RsmH, with protein MMFEHKSVLLYETIDSLNVKPDGIYVDGTLGGGGHALEVCKRLGTYGRLIGIDQDGDAIKAASERLKAYEDKVTVVRSNYENIQTVLKDLGIERVDGIYLDLGVSSYQLDIPERGFTYREEDAPLDMRMDQRNEQTAADIINTYSEFDLYRIIRDYGEDKFAKNIAKHIVRERQIKPIETTGELSEIIKGAIPAKVRAVGGHPSKRTFQAIRIELNKELEVLMKSLDTMIDLLNPGGRLSVITFHSLEDRIVKTRFKTNEDPCICPSNFPICVCGKKSKGRVITRKPIVPSEEEIEENKRSKSSKLRVFERI; from the coding sequence ATGATGTTTGAACACAAGTCAGTGCTGCTATATGAGACCATTGACAGCCTGAATGTAAAACCAGACGGAATCTATGTAGATGGAACGCTGGGAGGAGGCGGACATGCTTTAGAAGTGTGCAAGCGCCTTGGAACTTACGGAAGATTAATCGGAATTGATCAGGATGGGGATGCCATTAAGGCAGCCTCGGAACGGCTGAAGGCTTATGAAGATAAGGTGACGGTCGTAAGAAGCAATTACGAAAACATACAGACAGTATTAAAGGATTTAGGAATCGAACGAGTGGACGGAATTTACCTGGACCTTGGGGTATCCTCTTACCAGCTTGACATACCGGAAAGAGGATTTACCTACAGGGAAGAAGATGCGCCTTTGGACATGCGTATGGATCAGAGGAATGAACAGACAGCAGCCGATATCATCAATACCTACAGTGAATTTGACTTATACCGGATCATAAGGGATTACGGAGAAGATAAGTTTGCAAAAAATATTGCAAAGCACATTGTAAGGGAAAGGCAGATAAAGCCCATCGAGACAACAGGAGAGCTGTCGGAGATCATCAAAGGGGCGATTCCTGCAAAGGTAAGGGCAGTGGGTGGACATCCTTCCAAACGGACATTTCAGGCGATACGGATCGAACTGAATAAGGAACTGGAAGTTTTAATGAAGTCCCTTGATACCATGATCGATCTGTTGAATCCGGGCGGACGGTTATCCGTTATCACCTTTCATTCTCTGGAAGACAGGATCGTAAAAACAAGATTTAAGACCAACGAGGACCCATGTATCTGCCCGTCTAATTTTCCGATCTGTGTTTGCGGAAAAAAGAGCAAAGGCAGGGTGATTACAAGAAAACCAATCGTACCGTCGGAAGAAGAGATTGAAGAAAACAAGCGTTCAAAGAGTTCAAAGCTTCGGGTATTTGAACGAATTTAA
- a CDS encoding ABC transporter ATP-binding protein, with the protein MNTPFFELKNVSKYFARVVANKDISFSVNRGEVLALLGENGAGKSTVMKILYGLYKADEGQILMEGKEQRITSPKDAMALGISMIQQHFSLVSAHTVTENIILGNVNGVIDYEKCKKEVEELSAQYGFQIPVEAKVEELAVGVQQKVEILKALYLKTSLLIMDEPTAVLTPQEAETLMEFVKEYTSRGNSVIFITHKMKEVMEVADRIIVMRNGRLTGDLSAKDTNEVELTRLMMGKEMVPPKKEQAEEQKERKVCLELSSVTVQRKGEPPLLSDLSFQIMEGEVFGVAGVSGNGQEELCEVVCGALPVTSGKVLLNGTDITSTSIRERIDKGIGYVPVDRYRDAMVGEMTLAENIMLKTSFDKKWISHGFLNKKKLQNDTQKAIDEFDIKAPGPDAQIKGLSGGNQQKVILAREVGNAGKVLIMDQPTRGLDLGAINNIHNNILAERKNGKGILLVSTELSEIFQLCDRIAVIYKGSFMGIYDHDQLNTERIGLLMAGYKEEKEA; encoded by the coding sequence GTGAATACACCATTTTTTGAATTAAAGAATGTATCAAAATATTTTGCCAGGGTCGTGGCAAACAAGGACATTTCTTTTTCTGTAAATAGGGGAGAGGTGTTGGCATTATTGGGAGAAAACGGGGCAGGGAAAAGCACGGTAATGAAAATCCTCTATGGCCTTTATAAGGCGGATGAGGGGCAGATCCTGATGGAGGGAAAGGAACAGAGGATCACTTCCCCTAAAGATGCCATGGCTTTGGGAATCTCCATGATCCAGCAGCATTTTTCTCTGGTGTCCGCCCATACGGTTACGGAAAATATTATTTTAGGCAATGTGAACGGTGTGATTGATTACGAAAAATGCAAAAAGGAAGTTGAAGAGCTTTCTGCCCAGTACGGGTTTCAAATTCCTGTTGAGGCAAAAGTGGAGGAGCTTGCGGTTGGAGTGCAGCAGAAGGTGGAAATCCTTAAGGCCCTTTATTTAAAGACAAGCCTCCTGATTATGGATGAGCCTACGGCAGTGCTGACACCCCAGGAGGCGGAAACACTGATGGAGTTTGTAAAAGAGTATACGTCCAGGGGAAATTCTGTTATTTTCATCACCCATAAGATGAAGGAAGTCATGGAGGTGGCGGACAGGATCATCGTTATGCGAAACGGAAGGCTTACGGGTGACCTTTCTGCAAAGGATACCAATGAGGTGGAGCTGACAAGGCTCATGATGGGGAAAGAAATGGTGCCCCCAAAGAAGGAGCAGGCAGAAGAGCAAAAAGAAAGAAAGGTCTGTCTGGAGCTGTCTTCCGTTACTGTGCAGCGCAAAGGAGAACCCCCTCTTTTAAGTGATTTGTCATTTCAGATCATGGAAGGTGAAGTTTTTGGAGTGGCAGGAGTGAGCGGAAACGGGCAGGAGGAGTTATGCGAGGTGGTTTGCGGTGCCCTTCCTGTGACCTCAGGAAAAGTGCTTTTAAATGGCACGGATATTACCTCCACTTCCATCAGGGAACGCATTGATAAGGGAATCGGATACGTTCCGGTAGACCGATACCGGGATGCCATGGTAGGAGAGATGACCCTGGCTGAAAATATTATGCTAAAAACAAGCTTTGATAAGAAGTGGATCTCACATGGCTTTTTAAATAAGAAGAAACTTCAAAATGATACACAAAAAGCCATTGATGAATTTGATATCAAGGCGCCGGGACCGGATGCCCAGATCAAGGGATTATCAGGAGGCAACCAGCAGAAAGTGATTCTTGCCAGAGAAGTGGGAAACGCAGGAAAGGTGCTGATCATGGACCAGCCTACCAGGGGACTGGATCTGGGAGCCATCAATAATATTCATAACAACATCCTGGCAGAGCGGAAGAATGGAAAGGGGATTCTGCTGGTATCCACCGAATTGTCGGAGATTTTCCAGCTATGCGACAGGATTGCCGTTATCTACAAGGGCTCCTTTATGGGAATCTACGACCATGACCAGCTTAACACAGAACGGATCGGTCTATTAATGGCCGGCTACAAAGAGGAGAAGGAGGCGTAA
- a CDS encoding aspartyl-phosphate phosphatase Spo0E family protein — translation MMMSKEELIHDIEEARERLNKSIDHDDEDVIYHRSVELDKLIEQYIAAGF, via the coding sequence ATGATGATGTCAAAAGAAGAGTTAATACACGATATTGAAGAAGCAAGAGAAAGATTAAATAAAAGCATTGATCATGATGATGAAGATGTTATTTATCACAGGAGTGTAGAACTGGATAAATTGATTGAACAATATATTGCCGCAGGCTTCTGA
- a CDS encoding ABC transporter permease, with amino-acid sequence MNTKVRDLIVTNAAAIIAGLLLSGLMLLLLHINPVEVFVYSINAMFTDKYTMGEVFLKATPLIFTALAFAFTFKANLFNIGAQGQFYMGSIAAIALSLQLDGKVPTAVLLILVCLTAALAGGLMGALIGFLKARFKANEFLVSMMSTYVALAVMNYLLRTFLKESKGEYPQTDAITRSAWLPVIVKGTRLHIGFVLAVLAAVGIWVLLYKTPLGYRIRAVGSNASASRMSGIDSNKIFVAAFFISGALAGAAGFTEVNGVQHMLIQDFNSGVGSAGLGIAILANANPIGIIFASLLFGALSVMGNLMGRMPGVNVPASIVDLMQGFVMLFVIISYFFRHYLENRREKRRLQKGA; translated from the coding sequence ATGAATACAAAAGTCAGGGACTTAATTGTGACAAATGCTGCTGCCATCATTGCCGGCTTGCTCTTAAGCGGCCTCATGCTTTTGCTGCTGCATATCAACCCGGTCGAAGTATTTGTATATTCCATCAATGCCATGTTTACGGATAAATATACCATGGGGGAAGTGTTTTTAAAGGCGACACCCCTTATATTTACAGCGCTGGCCTTTGCGTTTACGTTTAAGGCAAATCTGTTTAATATCGGCGCACAGGGACAGTTTTATATGGGTTCTATTGCCGCAATCGCCTTATCTTTGCAGCTTGACGGAAAGGTTCCCACAGCAGTGCTTTTAATTCTTGTGTGCCTGACAGCGGCACTGGCAGGTGGGCTTATGGGCGCTTTGATCGGATTTTTAAAGGCACGCTTTAAAGCAAATGAATTCCTTGTCAGCATGATGTCTACTTACGTTGCTTTGGCAGTCATGAATTATCTGCTGCGCACATTTTTAAAAGAATCCAAGGGAGAGTATCCCCAGACCGATGCCATAACAAGGTCAGCATGGCTTCCTGTTATCGTAAAGGGGACCAGACTGCATATCGGATTTGTGCTGGCGGTTCTGGCGGCCGTGGGTATCTGGGTGCTGCTTTATAAAACCCCCCTGGGATACCGGATCCGGGCAGTGGGAAGCAATGCCTCTGCATCCAGGATGTCAGGAATTGATTCAAACAAGATCTTTGTGGCCGCATTTTTTATCAGCGGCGCCCTGGCAGGTGCAGCCGGATTTACGGAAGTAAACGGTGTTCAGCATATGTTGATTCAGGATTTTAACAGCGGAGTGGGCTCCGCAGGCCTGGGAATCGCAATTCTTGCTAATGCCAATCCCATCGGAATCATATTCGCCTCGCTCCTGTTCGGCGCTTTAAGTGTCATGGGGAATTTAATGGGGCGCATGCCGGGAGTCAATGTTCCTGCAAGCATTGTGGATCTGATGCAGGGGTTTGTCATGCTGTTCGTTATCATATCCTATTTCTTCCGGCATTATCTGGAAAACAGGAGAGAGAAGCGCAGACTGCAGAAAGGAGCGTGA